TTTAAAGTAGTTGCCTTCCAGTTTATTTATAAAGCAGTTTTTGTTTCTGCGATTAACGAACCTTATGAAAAGTTAATCCATACAAATTCGCTACTTTCCAAAGAAATACAAGAAAACGAAGAGTATGCAAAAGTCATACAGAAGTCATTAAAAGAAAAAGAGAATTTAATTGGTGAGATTTTCCATCGAACAAAAAACTCAATGGAGCTCGTTAGGTCACTTCTAATGATTCAGTCATCAGATTATCCGGATGATCAAAACATACGGAATATCGTGGAGAATACATCTCTCAAAATCCAAACCATGTCCCTCGTGCATGATCATTTGTACCAAAATAAAGACTTAAGTGAAATCCAAGTATCAGATTACCTTTTGTCGCTGACTGAAATGGTGAAACACATGTTCTTAAGTAAAGGCAACGGAGTCGAGATCCAATTAGAAGCGAACCAGGGTGTACTTTTATTGGATACTGCCGTTCCATTAGGATTAATCTTTACCGAACTTCTATCCAATAGTTTAAAGTATGCATTCACGGATGGTACAAAAGGTAAAATTTCGATCAAGTTTTGGATCGATGGGGATAGGTCTTATTTTGAATACAAAGATAATGGAATTGGTTTACCAACTTCATTTGATGTAAATGATCAAAAAAAATTGGGACTAAGCCTTCTTAAGATCATGGCTGAGAAACAAATGGGAGGATCCTTGAGTATTGATGGTACCCAAGGGTTTTCGTTGAAATTCGATTTTCCGAATAATTTATATAAGAGACGGGTTTGAAATTGTTTCTCTTCCTATAACATCATGGACTAACTCAAACCAGATTTTTGATTGAGGGATTCCTGGTTTTCTTTTTCCAAACATTTGTAATATAAGAGTTCCATCTTTGTCAAATAATTCTATAGAGGTAACAATTCCATCTCTTGTTGGTTTGTTTACTACATAGGATGTTTCAATTTGATCGGTTCTTAAGTGTAAATTAAAAATTGGATCTAAAACATTGAACCATGGTCCCATTATTTGTAAATTTTTGATTTTGCCGGTATGGATTTGGATGATACTTGGATTCCCTACAAAAATCATAATTTCGAGATCCATCTTGCTTACCTTGTGCAGTAATTCGAGGAAATCATTAGTCGCTATACGATAGGAAAATTTACCTTCTGCGGCTTGTAAGGAGAACTCACGCGAATAATCGTATTTTCTGAGTAAGGTGAAAAAATCGTGAGTATCTTCTAGTTGACTCCAGTCTTCTATAAATTTTGGGATCAGGTTTTTATCGTTTGATTCAATCTTTCTTTGTCTCGCAACGAATTCATTTGAAAAGCGAATGTTTTCGTCGACAAAGGTACTTTTTAGTGTTTCCCATCCTTCCTCAGAGGATTGTTCAGTATTGTAAATTTTGTGTACTGCTTCGCCTGATAGATCAAAAAATTGAAAACTTTTAGTCATTGAATCATTTTTCGTTTCTTCCACATAAAATCCAAATTTCCAATCCTTCAAAAAGATTCGTAGATCAATGTCTTCCCCGACAGCAAGTGCAGTTTGTCCATTGACTGATAAATTGGAGTAAGTCCCTTTTCTTTCGTGGACACAGGATTCATTGCGAGTCAAAGCCATTACATGCCCAAGTTTTGGAGTTTCCAAAAGGAATTCCGCAAAATTAGGTTTGAGTGTTTTGACTCCATTGCCAATGCGAGTAGCAAGGAGTTCTGCTTCACTTACGTTTAAGTGTTTTGCTGCATCTCGAATTCGTAAGTTTGGGATCTCGGTTTTAAGTGTTTCCCATTTTTGTTTCAAAGTATCGTTCATATTGGACCTCCTATGATCTCTGGTATGATAAAATTGATTTCATTTGTTTTCAGGATTTTTGTTTTGATTCCGAATGCGATTTCTATATTTTTTGTGGTTAACACTTCTTCTACGGAACCGGATTGTATGAGTTTCCCTTTGTCGATAAGTGTAACTCTATCTGCATACTGCGAGGCTAAATTTAAATCATGTAAGATCATAAACACCGCATAACCTTTGTCTGCCATGTGACGACAGATATTCAATGTTTGGTATTGGTTGGGAATGTCTTGAGCAGAAACTGGTTCATCTAGAAAGATGTACCTGGGAGGAGTTTCCCAAACTTGTGCTAAAATCCTTCCGAAATTGATTTTTTGTTTTTCGCCTCCCGATAAAGTAGGGTAGTGTTGTTGTCTTAACATAGTCGAATTCGTAATTTTCAGACAAGTTTCTACGATCTCACTATCTTTCGTTTTATCTGCTACATGTGGGTATCGACCAAGTGCAATGATTTGCTCTGACGGAATCGGAAAGTTGATTTGTGCATCTTGTGTTAAGACAGCTCTCGTCTTTGC
This is a stretch of genomic DNA from Leptospira ellinghausenii. It encodes these proteins:
- a CDS encoding MASE3 domain-containing protein, whose amino-acid sequence is MRIYNSFVDLKQIQFYGMILLFCIIPITCILLLPDVFYKEYPIESFVVFHNITEIFSIIVSFSIFGLGYSSFPQSRNTQTYFLSIGFLVIGLIDFMHTLGYKGMPDFVTPNTGNKSTQFWLISRFITALVFIVAIYVKPNRRYRAFPGNLYIVFAFLLVAFVYQLVIFNSHLIPDTYVHGVGLTQFKKNAELVIMCMLVVAIALYSLSKSLHSEKQRQYFLAAFIICFFSELVFAVYTSVFDVFNVLGHIFKVVAFQFIYKAVFVSAINEPYEKLIHTNSLLSKEIQENEEYAKVIQKSLKEKENLIGEIFHRTKNSMELVRSLLMIQSSDYPDDQNIRNIVENTSLKIQTMSLVHDHLYQNKDLSEIQVSDYLLSLTEMVKHMFLSKGNGVEIQLEANQGVLLLDTAVPLGLIFTELLSNSLKYAFTDGTKGKISIKFWIDGDRSYFEYKDNGIGLPTSFDVNDQKKLGLSLLKIMAEKQMGGSLSIDGTQGFSLKFDFPNNLYKRRV
- a CDS encoding hemin-degrading factor, whose translation is MNDTLKQKWETLKTEIPNLRIRDAAKHLNVSEAELLATRIGNGVKTLKPNFAEFLLETPKLGHVMALTRNESCVHERKGTYSNLSVNGQTALAVGEDIDLRIFLKDWKFGFYVEETKNDSMTKSFQFFDLSGEAVHKIYNTEQSSEEGWETLKSTFVDENIRFSNEFVARQRKIESNDKNLIPKFIEDWSQLEDTHDFFTLLRKYDYSREFSLQAAEGKFSYRIATNDFLELLHKVSKMDLEIMIFVGNPSIIQIHTGKIKNLQIMGPWFNVLDPIFNLHLRTDQIETSYVVNKPTRDGIVTSIELFDKDGTLILQMFGKRKPGIPQSKIWFELVHDVIGRETISNPSLI
- a CDS encoding heme ABC transporter ATP-binding protein, with protein sequence MTLIGKNISYQIGKKPILEGINIEIKPGELHVLIGRNGAGKSTLFHLLCGDTKLQSGKVYCNEVEIESFTKIELAKTRAVLTQDAQINFPIPSEQIIALGRYPHVADKTKDSEIVETCLKITNSTMLRQQHYPTLSGGEKQKINFGRILAQVWETPPRYIFLDEPVSAQDIPNQYQTLNICRHMADKGYAVFMILHDLNLASQYADRVTLIDKGKLIQSGSVEEVLTTKNIEIAFGIKTKILKTNEINFIIPEIIGGPI